The segment TTGATTGATATGGATCTTGCTAATCTTGCTGCCCAGTTTAATGCTGGCACTATTTTGCCAGAGGCGATCGCAATTATCACCATGCTAGTGGTTTTAACGGGCGATTTGATCTTCGGACGAGCATCTTCTCGTTGGACTCCTTATGTAGCAATTGGGGGTTTGTTACTAGCGGTTGTGGCTTTGTCCTGGCAATGGAATAATGAAAATCCGGTTTCCTTTATGGGAACCTTTAACAGCGATCCTTTGAGCATAGTATTTCGCGGTATCATTGTTCTATCGGCGGCGGGGACAATTTTAATGTCGGTACGCTATGTCGAACAAACCGGAACCGGAGTCGGCGAGTTTATCGCGATTTTGCTCGCCGCGACTGTAGGAGCCATGTTTTTGTGCGGCGCGGATGAATTAGTCACGATTTTCGTCGCTCTAGAAACATTGAGTATTTCTTCGTACCTGCTCACGGGTTACATGAAACGCGACCCCCGTTCCAATGAAGCGGCGTTGAAATACTTGTTGATTGGGGCTTCCAGTTCTGGGGTATTTCTGTATGGGATATCTTTGCTTTACGGCTTATCTGGCGGAGAAACCCAGTTAAGTGCGATCGCCTCTGGAATTGCTAGTAGTAACACCAATTTATCTCTTGGCTTAGTAATTGCCTTAGTATTTGCTATAGCTGGAATTGCTTTTAAAATTTCCGCAGTTCCATTCCACCAATGGACTCCTGATGTTTATGAAGGTTCTCCCACCCCAGTAGTAGCTTTCCTTTCCGTTGGTTCTAAAGCAGCAGGTTTTGCTTTAGCAATTCGCTTGTTAATTACAGCCTTCCCCGCAGTTTCCGCAGAATGGCACTTTGTCTTTACGGCGTTAGCCATTTTAAGCATGGTACTGGGAAATGTAGTTGCCCTTACCCAAACCAGCATGAAGCGGATGCTAGCCTATTCTTCCATCGCCCAAGCTGGATTTGTCATGATTGGGTTAGTTGCAGGGACAGATGCAGGTTATT is part of the Merismopedia glauca CCAP 1448/3 genome and harbors:
- a CDS encoding NAD(P)H-quinone oxidoreductase subunit N, translating into MDLANLAAQFNAGTILPEAIAIITMLVVLTGDLIFGRASSRWTPYVAIGGLLLAVVALSWQWNNENPVSFMGTFNSDPLSIVFRGIIVLSAAGTILMSVRYVEQTGTGVGEFIAILLAATVGAMFLCGADELVTIFVALETLSISSYLLTGYMKRDPRSNEAALKYLLIGASSSGVFLYGISLLYGLSGGETQLSAIASGIASSNTNLSLGLVIALVFAIAGIAFKISAVPFHQWTPDVYEGSPTPVVAFLSVGSKAAGFALAIRLLITAFPAVSAEWHFVFTALAILSMVLGNVVALTQTSMKRMLAYSSIAQAGFVMIGLVAGTDAGYSSMVFYLLVYLFMNLGGFACVILFSLRTGTDQISEYAGLYQKDPLLTLCLSICLLSLGGIPPLAGFFGKIYLFWAGWRAGMYGLVLLGLVTSVVSIYYYIRVVKMMVVKEPQEMSDVVKNYPPINWKLPGMRPLQVGLVLALIATSLAGVLSNPLFTIANDSVTHTSMLQAAILPPKPVVSVSLEPNTTLAD